Proteins from a genomic interval of Sphingobacterium lactis:
- a CDS encoding Na+/H+ antiporter — MVLVIVILTIWANKLKIAYPILLVLAGLAISFIPGLPLIKIDPDLIFFIFLPPLLFEAAWSVSFKEMRKWWRIIGSFAFLVVFFTALLVALFTNQIIPGFSIALGFVLGGIVSPPDAVSTGAIIKFVKVPKSTAAILEGESLLNDASSLIIFRFALVAVGTGQFVIQEAAVDFLWMLFGGVSIGLLVGFIFIWIHKHLSTDAPSDIALTLVEPYFMYWIAEQFHCSGVLAVVTGGLFMSARRLKYLSSSSRIKGYSVWESFVFLLNGAVFLIIGLDLPEIVSGIRAHGTPLKVAIGYGVLVTAILIIARIISAYAGMFATIIFRRQIAHQAQFRKRRWFLPIILGWTGMRGVVSLAAALAIPLTLPNGEAFPHRNLILFITFVAILLTLVIQGLTLPYIIRRVKPFQGLEDQEEIERNTRQKMKVGLRNHVYNFVKEKYAEEYKGHAGMEKILKHWEDQSKVQDSSWMDETSRKILLEIFEEQRQYLSLLNKEEEYDEDIIRQQIQQIDLEEERLKYV, encoded by the coding sequence ATGGTACTTGTCATAGTAATCCTGACTATTTGGGCTAATAAACTGAAAATAGCCTACCCCATTCTTTTAGTCCTTGCGGGTTTAGCAATTAGTTTTATCCCCGGATTGCCTTTGATTAAAATAGACCCTGACCTCATATTTTTTATTTTCTTACCTCCATTGCTCTTTGAAGCAGCATGGTCCGTTTCTTTTAAGGAAATGAGGAAATGGTGGCGTATCATTGGAAGTTTTGCATTCTTGGTCGTGTTTTTCACCGCTTTGTTGGTTGCTCTATTCACCAATCAAATTATTCCAGGATTCAGCATTGCCCTCGGTTTTGTATTGGGAGGAATTGTATCACCTCCTGACGCTGTCAGCACCGGTGCTATTATCAAGTTTGTAAAGGTCCCAAAATCAACTGCTGCTATACTGGAGGGGGAAAGTTTATTGAACGATGCCAGCTCGTTGATTATTTTCCGTTTTGCACTTGTTGCTGTAGGCACCGGTCAGTTCGTAATCCAAGAGGCCGCTGTAGATTTTCTCTGGATGTTGTTCGGTGGGGTAAGCATTGGTCTTTTGGTCGGATTCATATTTATCTGGATTCACAAACATCTTTCCACTGATGCTCCTTCAGATATTGCCCTGACCTTGGTAGAACCATATTTTATGTATTGGATCGCTGAACAATTCCATTGTTCAGGCGTATTGGCGGTAGTAACGGGTGGCCTATTTATGTCAGCGCGTCGATTGAAGTATCTATCCAGCAGCAGCCGGATAAAAGGGTACAGTGTATGGGAAAGTTTTGTCTTTCTACTGAATGGTGCGGTATTTTTGATCATAGGCTTGGACCTTCCGGAAATCGTTTCTGGCATTCGCGCCCACGGGACACCATTAAAAGTGGCAATTGGCTATGGTGTACTGGTTACTGCCATTCTGATCATTGCCCGTATTATCTCAGCCTATGCAGGTATGTTTGCTACCATTATTTTCAGGCGACAGATTGCTCACCAGGCACAATTTAGAAAAAGAAGGTGGTTCCTTCCAATTATATTGGGGTGGACTGGGATGCGTGGCGTGGTCTCTTTGGCTGCAGCATTGGCCATCCCCCTTACCCTACCAAATGGAGAAGCTTTCCCACATCGGAACCTCATCCTGTTTATAACCTTTGTAGCAATCTTGCTCACGTTGGTTATTCAGGGACTTACCTTGCCCTATATCATCCGTAGGGTAAAGCCGTTCCAAGGGTTGGAAGATCAAGAAGAAATAGAACGGAACACTAGACAAAAGATGAAAGTAGGCCTGCGAAACCATGTGTATAATTTTGTGAAAGAAAAATATGCCGAGGAATATAAAGGTCATGCAGGAATGGAAAAAATACTTAAACATTGGGAAGACCAATCCAAAGTCCAAGATAGCAGTTGGATGGATGAGACCAGCCGAAAGATACTGCTGGAAATCTTTGAGGAACAAAGGCAATACTTATCCCTCTTAAATAAGGAAGAAGAATACGATGAAGACATCATCCGCCAACAAATCCAGCAGATTGACCTTGAAGAGGAACGTTTAAAATACGTTTAA
- a CDS encoding biliverdin-producing heme oxygenase yields the protein MKINMLSTIIKEGTKVAHQKVEAVIVRKIKAIQTEADYVTLLKGFYAYFKAVEDNTNPFIDQTVLPDKDNRRNSSYILNDIITLGGNIEQFPQAHAPKVTNTLEALSSLYVLEGSIMGGPYIVQLLQKNGISKGFSFFEGYGEASAAMWNGFTTVLNAQGAEETDHNQAVAVANDTFYQFGEVFN from the coding sequence ATGAAGATAAATATGCTGAGCACAATCATAAAAGAAGGAACAAAAGTTGCCCATCAAAAGGTGGAGGCTGTTATTGTTAGAAAAATAAAAGCCATTCAGACTGAAGCGGATTATGTAACCTTATTGAAAGGTTTCTATGCCTATTTTAAAGCGGTTGAAGACAATACGAATCCTTTCATTGACCAAACAGTCCTACCCGATAAAGACAATCGTCGAAATTCATCATATATTTTAAACGACATTATCACTTTAGGAGGCAATATTGAGCAATTCCCACAAGCGCATGCGCCAAAGGTTACCAATACATTAGAGGCACTAAGCTCACTGTATGTCCTGGAAGGATCCATCATGGGTGGCCCCTATATTGTTCAGCTACTACAGAAAAATGGCATCAGCAAAGGCTTCTCCTTTTTCGAAGGCTATGGCGAAGCCAGTGCTGCTATGTGGAATGGATTTACAACGGTCCTCAACGCACAAGGTGCTGAAGAAACAGATCATAACCAGGCAGTTGCTGTTGCGAACGATACATTCTATCAATTTGGTGAAGTTTTCAACTAA
- a CDS encoding MBL fold metallo-hydrolase, producing MKLHSIDTGFFKLDGGAMFGVVPKSIWQRTNPADERNLCTWATRLLLIEDGKRLTLVDTGIGDKQDEKFFSHYYMHGDATLDSSLAKLGFHRDDITDVILTHLHFDHCGGAIVREGERLLPAFKNARYWTNKDHWEWAVNPNPREKASFLKENILPIQESGQLNFIDIGAPQYDSSIQMRFANGHTEAMMLPQIEYKGKTLLYMADLLPSVGHIPIAYVMGYDVRPLVTMQERQDYWKEIVDKEYIMFLEHDAEHECATLQYTEKGIRLKDTFKLSEL from the coding sequence ATGAAATTACATAGTATAGATACTGGATTTTTTAAACTGGATGGCGGTGCCATGTTTGGCGTTGTTCCAAAAAGTATTTGGCAACGGACAAACCCTGCCGACGAACGAAACCTGTGTACTTGGGCCACCCGTCTGCTCCTTATCGAGGATGGCAAACGGTTGACGTTGGTGGACACTGGGATTGGCGACAAACAAGATGAAAAATTCTTCAGCCACTATTACATGCACGGTGATGCCACCTTGGATTCTTCCCTAGCGAAGTTGGGTTTCCACCGTGACGATATCACAGACGTTATTTTGACTCATCTTCATTTTGATCACTGTGGAGGTGCCATCGTTCGCGAAGGTGAGCGCTTGTTGCCAGCATTTAAAAACGCACGATATTGGACAAACAAAGATCATTGGGAATGGGCGGTAAACCCCAACCCGCGTGAGAAAGCATCCTTTCTCAAAGAAAATATCTTGCCGATCCAAGAGAGCGGTCAGTTGAACTTTATCGACATCGGCGCTCCCCAATATGATTCATCTATACAGATGCGTTTTGCTAATGGCCATACCGAAGCCATGATGTTGCCGCAGATTGAATATAAGGGAAAAACCTTACTGTATATGGCAGATCTGCTTCCTTCCGTCGGCCATATCCCCATCGCCTATGTTATGGGGTATGACGTGCGTCCTTTGGTAACCATGCAAGAGCGTCAAGATTATTGGAAAGAGATCGTGGATAAGGAATACATTATGTTTCTGGAGCATGATGCTGAACATGAATGCGCCACGCTGCAGTATACAGAAAAGGGCATCCGACTGAAAGACACCTTCAAATTAAGCGAACTATAA
- a CDS encoding amidohydrolase, whose protein sequence is MEKMNSSGKQQYKNVRLETGFEYDGEEVIGTKTDLFLITVENGLIAKIEPNTNASDAIDAKGYLMLPSFKDMHIHLDKTFYGDQWKATRRRSGGVKGMIALEQQMMPDLLKNSTEKAEKLIELLQSKGSSFARSHVNIEPTSKLDSLKNLQRALENKKDGFSAELVAFPQHGVFYTDTVPYLKEAAQLDIDFIGGVDPYTIDGAIEKTIDFTVQLALDHDKGIDIHLHEGGESGLLTVEYLIKKVNENPSLKDRTYLSHCFVLGRLDKPKQEEISAKLANAKIGIVSTVPFGNLVMPIPTLLKNGVRVMTGNDSIVDHWNTFGSGSVLQKANLAAQLYGYSTEFDLSRALALANVDVLPVDNKGRQQWPKVGNQADFVLVDASCSAEAVSRVSEVKGLVVKGKMV, encoded by the coding sequence ATGGAGAAAATGAATAGTAGCGGTAAGCAGCAATATAAAAATGTACGACTGGAAACCGGTTTTGAATATGACGGGGAGGAGGTTATCGGCACAAAAACCGATCTTTTCCTCATTACTGTGGAAAATGGGTTAATCGCCAAAATAGAACCTAATACAAATGCTTCAGATGCCATTGATGCCAAGGGATATTTGATGTTGCCTTCCTTTAAGGATATGCATATCCACTTGGATAAAACCTTCTATGGGGATCAATGGAAAGCTACACGCCGCCGCAGTGGTGGTGTTAAGGGCATGATAGCTTTAGAACAACAGATGATGCCCGATTTATTGAAAAATTCTACAGAGAAAGCTGAAAAGCTGATCGAATTGTTGCAGTCGAAAGGTTCATCATTTGCTCGATCACATGTAAACATTGAACCAACCTCCAAATTGGACTCCCTGAAAAACTTGCAGCGTGCATTGGAGAATAAGAAAGATGGTTTTTCCGCGGAATTGGTCGCTTTTCCACAGCATGGTGTATTCTATACCGATACTGTGCCTTACTTGAAGGAAGCGGCGCAGCTAGATATTGATTTTATTGGTGGAGTTGACCCTTATACCATTGATGGCGCAATCGAAAAGACCATTGATTTTACCGTCCAATTGGCCCTGGATCACGATAAGGGAATAGATATCCATTTGCATGAAGGAGGCGAATCTGGCTTGCTCACGGTAGAATACTTGATCAAGAAAGTAAATGAGAATCCAAGTTTAAAGGACCGTACTTACTTAAGTCATTGTTTTGTCCTTGGAAGACTCGATAAACCTAAACAGGAGGAGATATCAGCGAAATTAGCGAATGCAAAAATCGGCATTGTTTCCACCGTACCTTTCGGAAACCTGGTTATGCCGATACCTACGCTACTGAAAAATGGCGTTCGAGTCATGACAGGTAATGATAGCATTGTGGACCATTGGAATACATTTGGTTCAGGAAGTGTATTGCAGAAAGCCAACCTTGCTGCCCAATTATATGGTTATTCCACGGAATTTGACCTTTCACGAGCATTGGCATTAGCCAATGTTGATGTTCTTCCAGTTGATAATAAAGGGCGGCAACAGTGGCCTAAAGTAGGGAACCAGGCAGATTTTGTCCTTGTGGATGCCAGTTGTTCCGCAGAAGCTGTATCCAGGGTTTCTGAAGTCAAGGGATTGGTGGTAAAAGGAAAAATGGTATAA
- a CDS encoding helix-turn-helix transcriptional regulator, whose amino-acid sequence MSVDIKKRLDRIVEILIQMQSKRVVRAQDLADRFDVSLRTIYRDIRSLEQAGVPLIGEAGMGYSLMEGYRLPPVSFTKEEALSFVAVEKLAEKFLDEASAAIHASAMMKIKAILKSQELDLVNHTQDQIIMRKQGSPIFQEKVPHVLSYAIESIANKKQVQIDYQGIKDDRPQLRTIEPIGIIHEIGFWYIVAFCIEKQDFRQFRSDRINRIQLTKTPFSTRHMTIGEYLEAKAQPEAPKVRAIIRVKPEYSSYLRWQRNYYGLVDEIKHADHIEMHFDVKDIKHEFPRWLLMFGDMIEIAEPQILRDNFINLLREISLKHEPKI is encoded by the coding sequence ATGTCTGTAGATATAAAAAAACGTCTGGACCGAATCGTTGAAATCCTGATCCAGATGCAATCAAAGCGCGTTGTTCGGGCACAGGATTTGGCCGATCGTTTCGACGTGAGCCTACGTACCATCTATAGGGATATTCGCAGTCTGGAACAAGCCGGCGTTCCCCTAATTGGGGAAGCGGGAATGGGCTACAGCCTGATGGAAGGCTACCGCCTCCCTCCTGTTAGTTTTACCAAAGAAGAAGCACTCAGTTTCGTAGCTGTGGAAAAATTAGCGGAGAAATTCTTGGATGAAGCCAGTGCGGCCATCCATGCCTCCGCCATGATGAAAATAAAGGCCATCCTAAAAAGTCAAGAACTCGATCTGGTCAACCATACCCAGGATCAAATCATCATGCGTAAACAGGGAAGCCCTATATTTCAGGAAAAAGTTCCCCATGTACTGAGCTACGCCATTGAAAGCATAGCCAATAAAAAACAAGTACAGATTGATTATCAAGGCATTAAAGACGACCGTCCGCAGCTTCGGACCATTGAGCCGATTGGCATTATCCATGAAATCGGCTTCTGGTATATCGTTGCTTTCTGCATAGAAAAACAAGACTTTCGGCAATTTCGAAGCGACCGCATCAACCGGATTCAATTAACAAAAACACCATTTAGTACCCGTCACATGACCATTGGGGAATACCTAGAGGCAAAAGCTCAACCCGAAGCACCTAAAGTCAGGGCCATTATTCGGGTAAAACCCGAATATTCCAGTTATCTCCGTTGGCAAAGGAATTACTACGGCCTAGTAGACGAAATTAAACATGCAGATCATATTGAGATGCATTTTGATGTCAAAGATATAAAGCATGAATTTCCACGATGGTTGTTAATGTTCGGAGATATGATCGAAATCGCTGAACCACAAATTTTACGCGATAACTTTATAAACCTATTACGTGAGATCAGCCTCAAGCACGAACCTAAAATTTAA
- a CDS encoding putative quinol monooxygenase, translating into MKKNTLNNSLKMKQMLKRIFLLTLLLIGVSQVQAQINQQNDKLYVRLAEIEIRPECIEAYRKILVYEAKESVAKEKGVLSIFPMTIAGEPHKIRILEIYASKQAYSSHLETEHFKFYKNETAKMVKDLKLIDLETLDPEFISMIFKKAVD; encoded by the coding sequence ATGAAAAAAAATACACTAAACAATTCATTGAAAATGAAACAGATGCTTAAAAGAATATTCTTGCTAACCTTGCTTTTAATAGGTGTTTCGCAGGTACAGGCGCAAATAAACCAACAAAATGACAAACTCTATGTCCGATTGGCGGAAATTGAAATTCGTCCCGAATGTATCGAGGCTTATAGAAAGATTCTGGTCTATGAAGCCAAGGAATCCGTCGCTAAAGAAAAGGGAGTACTCTCCATTTTTCCTATGACGATTGCGGGCGAGCCTCATAAAATCCGAATTCTAGAAATCTATGCGTCAAAACAAGCGTATTCTTCGCATTTGGAAACCGAACATTTTAAATTTTATAAAAACGAGACCGCAAAAATGGTAAAGGATCTGAAATTGATCGATCTGGAGACATTAGATCCAGAATTTATATCAATGATTTTCAAAAAGGCAGTCGATTAA
- a CDS encoding glutamine synthetase III — translation MLNSRLSAVESASKHMFNETTEVNSERAIHIYNKNVFSINKMRDYLPKGTFQELTTAIDENKRISRELADYIAQAMKTWALENGATHYTHWFQPLTGSTAEKHDAFFEPDSDGSAIEKFNADALVQQEPDASSFPNGGIRNTFEARGYTAWDPSSPAFIFETGAGKTLCIPTVFVSYTGESLDYKAPLLKAIASIDRAATEVAQYFDKAVTKVTASLGIEQEYFLVDLALYNARPDLQLTGRTLFGHMSAKGQQLEDHYFGAIPERVLAYMVDLENEALKLGIPLKTRHNEVAPSQFECAPMFEEINLAIDHNQLLMNVMEQVAIRHNFKVLLHEKPYSGVNGSGKHNNWSLITNTGVNLLSPGKTPKNNLMFLTFFVNTIKAVFEHADLLRASIASHSNDHRLGANEAPPAIISIFLGSQLDEILEEVESARVAKKVKADASLWHGIPKIPDLKMDNTDRNRTSPFAFTGNKFEFRAVGSSANSALPMTILNAIVATQLIEFKNEVDKQIKKGTKKDLAILNVVRKYIKDSKAIRFEGNGYSEEWEIEAAARGLSNIKSTPKALDVYVKPESIALFETLGIFSKRESEARHEILLENFFKKLQIEARVIGDVVTSQIAPACIIYQNQLIENVRGLKDLGLNKEAYSSQLNYVERISKHVNIILEQAEEMRQARKKANTIEDIREKAIAYDEVVKPFFDEIRYNVNKLEKIVDDSKWPLPKLRELLFIH, via the coding sequence ATGTTAAATTCAAGACTTTCAGCAGTTGAATCCGCTTCCAAGCACATGTTCAACGAAACAACGGAGGTGAATTCAGAGCGTGCGATTCACATTTACAACAAAAATGTATTCAGCATCAACAAAATGAGAGATTATCTTCCAAAAGGCACCTTTCAAGAGTTGACCACTGCTATTGATGAGAACAAGAGAATCAGCCGCGAACTGGCGGATTACATTGCACAAGCCATGAAAACTTGGGCATTGGAAAACGGTGCGACACACTATACCCACTGGTTTCAACCGTTAACAGGTTCGACAGCAGAAAAACATGATGCTTTTTTTGAGCCCGATAGTGATGGTAGTGCTATTGAGAAGTTTAATGCCGATGCACTTGTTCAACAGGAACCTGATGCATCCTCATTCCCAAATGGCGGTATCCGTAACACTTTCGAGGCACGTGGGTATACGGCATGGGATCCTTCCTCCCCTGCTTTCATCTTTGAAACAGGCGCCGGTAAAACACTTTGTATCCCAACGGTATTCGTTTCTTACACAGGAGAATCTTTAGATTACAAAGCGCCTTTGTTGAAAGCCATTGCTTCCATCGATCGCGCAGCAACTGAAGTTGCTCAATACTTCGATAAAGCGGTAACAAAGGTGACTGCCTCTTTAGGTATCGAACAGGAATACTTCTTGGTAGACCTTGCCCTTTACAATGCCCGCCCGGATCTGCAATTGACAGGTAGAACCTTATTTGGTCACATGTCCGCTAAAGGTCAACAATTGGAGGATCATTACTTCGGTGCTATCCCTGAACGTGTATTAGCGTATATGGTGGATCTTGAAAATGAAGCCCTTAAACTAGGTATTCCATTGAAGACCCGTCACAATGAAGTTGCACCATCGCAATTCGAATGTGCACCTATGTTTGAGGAAATCAACTTAGCCATTGACCACAACCAATTGTTGATGAACGTCATGGAACAGGTTGCCATCCGCCATAACTTCAAAGTGTTATTGCACGAAAAACCATATAGTGGAGTAAACGGATCAGGCAAGCATAACAACTGGTCCTTGATCACCAATACAGGAGTTAACCTGTTGTCACCTGGGAAAACGCCAAAGAACAACCTGATGTTCTTGACGTTCTTTGTGAACACCATTAAGGCAGTATTTGAACATGCCGATCTATTGCGTGCTTCCATTGCCAGCCATTCCAATGACCACCGCTTAGGTGCCAATGAAGCTCCTCCGGCAATTATCTCCATCTTCTTGGGCTCCCAATTGGATGAGATCTTGGAAGAGGTTGAATCTGCACGCGTAGCGAAGAAAGTGAAGGCTGATGCTAGCTTGTGGCATGGTATTCCTAAAATTCCAGACTTAAAGATGGATAACACCGATCGTAATAGAACTTCGCCATTTGCTTTTACAGGAAATAAATTCGAATTCCGTGCAGTTGGTTCATCCGCAAACTCCGCCCTACCTATGACTATCTTGAATGCGATCGTGGCAACCCAGTTGATCGAATTTAAGAATGAAGTGGATAAGCAAATCAAAAAAGGAACGAAAAAAGACCTTGCCATCTTGAACGTGGTGCGCAAATACATTAAAGATTCAAAAGCAATCCGTTTCGAAGGAAATGGCTATAGCGAGGAATGGGAAATCGAAGCTGCAGCACGTGGCCTATCCAACATCAAATCCACACCTAAAGCTTTGGATGTCTATGTAAAACCAGAATCCATTGCGCTCTTTGAAACTTTGGGAATCTTCAGCAAAAGAGAATCAGAAGCCAGACATGAGATCTTGTTGGAGAATTTCTTCAAGAAATTACAGATCGAAGCACGTGTTATCGGTGATGTAGTAACAAGTCAAATTGCGCCGGCATGTATCATCTACCAAAATCAGTTGATTGAAAATGTACGCGGTCTAAAGGATTTAGGGCTTAACAAGGAAGCATACAGCTCCCAATTGAACTATGTGGAGCGGATCTCGAAACATGTGAACATTATTCTGGAACAAGCAGAAGAAATGCGCCAAGCACGGAAAAAAGCAAACACGATTGAAGATATCCGTGAAAAAGCAATTGCTTATGATGAGGTGGTAAAACCATTCTTCGATGAAATTCGATACAATGTCAATAAATTGGAAAAAATAGTTGACGATTCGAAATGGCCATTGCCGAAATTAAGAGAGTTACTTTTTATTCACTAG
- a CDS encoding Gfo/Idh/MocA family protein — protein sequence MKNLSFNRRQFLAGSASLLSLAALGNPVHSFAHFANKRVGLIGCGWYGKGDLFRLLQVADVEVVAICDVDERHLHEAAALIAGKQKSKKEPKKYKDYRDLLKENTLDLVLIGTPDHWHALMAIAAVEAGAHVYLQKPVSVDVLEGEAVVAAARKHNRKIQVGTQRRSTPHMQDAKKNIVDKGLLGKISHVEMCCYYHMKSSANPPLQEVPAFLDYELWTGPAPLRPYDGLPHGGWWRSFMEYGNGITGDMCVHMFDTVRWMLGLKWPKKVEATGGIYVQKEGKSNIADTQTAIFEYDELNCVWTHRTWGTPTDPEYPWAFILYGDKGTLKGSVMKYEFIPTKGEKIIKEVLYEKEKYPEDLKEPRIELHAAPASRRHLLNLLEAIDTDTLPVADILEGHISSASCILANISMQLQRPIYYDPEKRICVDDKEATALLKREYRAPWRHPF from the coding sequence ATGAAAAATTTAAGCTTCAATCGCCGACAATTTCTTGCAGGTTCTGCCTCGTTGCTTTCACTTGCCGCATTGGGTAACCCTGTTCATTCTTTTGCTCATTTCGCAAACAAACGGGTCGGTCTGATCGGCTGTGGATGGTATGGGAAGGGCGATTTATTCCGTTTATTGCAAGTTGCCGATGTGGAAGTGGTTGCCATTTGTGATGTGGATGAGCGACATCTCCATGAAGCAGCAGCGCTAATTGCCGGTAAACAGAAATCGAAAAAGGAACCAAAAAAATATAAGGATTATCGAGATTTATTGAAAGAAAATACCCTTGACCTGGTACTTATCGGTACGCCCGACCATTGGCATGCACTTATGGCCATTGCAGCAGTCGAAGCAGGAGCACATGTTTATCTGCAGAAGCCTGTCAGTGTGGATGTGCTAGAAGGGGAGGCCGTGGTTGCCGCAGCTAGAAAACATAACAGGAAAATCCAAGTCGGAACGCAACGCCGAAGCACGCCCCATATGCAGGACGCCAAGAAAAATATTGTCGATAAGGGGCTTCTGGGAAAAATATCCCACGTAGAAATGTGCTGTTACTACCACATGAAGAGCAGTGCAAATCCACCGTTGCAAGAGGTGCCTGCATTCCTTGATTATGAATTATGGACAGGTCCTGCTCCATTACGACCTTATGATGGTCTTCCGCACGGTGGATGGTGGCGGTCCTTTATGGAATACGGAAATGGCATTACTGGGGATATGTGCGTTCATATGTTCGATACGGTCCGGTGGATGCTGGGATTGAAATGGCCGAAGAAAGTAGAGGCCACAGGTGGCATCTATGTGCAAAAGGAGGGAAAGTCCAATATCGCGGACACCCAGACTGCCATATTTGAATATGATGAGCTCAACTGTGTTTGGACGCATCGTACCTGGGGGACACCTACCGATCCGGAATACCCTTGGGCATTTATCCTCTATGGTGATAAAGGAACACTTAAGGGAAGTGTGATGAAATATGAATTTATTCCCACCAAAGGAGAGAAAATTATCAAAGAGGTCCTATATGAAAAAGAAAAATACCCCGAAGATCTGAAAGAACCAAGGATTGAATTGCATGCAGCTCCAGCATCTCGACGCCACCTGTTGAATCTCTTGGAAGCGATAGATACCGACACCTTACCTGTAGCCGATATTTTGGAAGGTCATATTTCCTCTGCCAGCTGTATTCTGGCAAATATTTCCATGCAATTGCAACGACCGATCTACTATGATCCCGAGAAAAGAATCTGTGTGGATGATAAAGAAGCCACTGCACTGTTAAAAAGAGAATATAGAGCGCCGTGGAGACATCCCTTTTAG
- a CDS encoding class I SAM-dependent methyltransferase yields MTYSKKSSVKEIQERFDQDVERFSNLETGQLTTLDAKFNMDLITTAIVKAYPKLATVLDIGCGAGNYDVSLLQQKSPLNMTLVDLSKPMLERAEQRVRVLNTGETKTAQGDFRKMEFAAGQFDVIIATAVLHHLRDDQDWEDAFKKLYNWLKPGGSIWIFDLIQQQNPALQKFVYQELYGDYLIKLKDEAYRDHVFAYIEKEDSPRPLMYQLDMLRKVGFSEVDILHKNLCFASFVGVK; encoded by the coding sequence ATGACGTACAGCAAGAAATCTTCGGTGAAGGAAATCCAGGAGCGTTTTGACCAGGATGTGGAACGATTTTCGAATCTGGAAACCGGCCAGTTAACCACATTGGATGCTAAATTCAATATGGACCTGATCACGACGGCAATTGTCAAAGCATACCCAAAGTTGGCCACGGTATTGGATATTGGCTGCGGTGCGGGTAACTATGATGTGAGCTTACTTCAGCAGAAAAGCCCTTTAAACATGACACTTGTGGATCTAAGTAAGCCCATGTTGGAACGTGCCGAGCAACGCGTACGGGTATTGAACACCGGAGAAACCAAAACTGCACAGGGTGACTTCCGGAAAATGGAATTTGCTGCTGGGCAATTTGATGTCATCATCGCTACAGCGGTCCTCCATCACCTGCGTGATGACCAGGATTGGGAAGATGCCTTCAAAAAATTATACAATTGGCTAAAACCAGGAGGCAGCATCTGGATATTCGACCTGATCCAACAGCAAAATCCAGCGCTCCAAAAATTTGTTTACCAAGAACTATACGGTGATTACCTCATCAAACTAAAAGATGAAGCCTATAGAGACCATGTTTTCGCCTATATTGAAAAAGAAGATTCCCCAAGACCCCTCATGTACCAATTGGACATGCTCCGAAAAGTCGGTTTTTCAGAGGTGGATATCCTGCACAAAAACCTATGCTTCGCCTCTTTTGTCGGCGTAAAATAA